Proteins encoded in a region of the Streptomyces akebiae genome:
- a CDS encoding SulP family inorganic anion transporter, with protein MSACVPTHTTDPDSNRTERDHRPHSPPDGPRRRFHVSAADLSASIAVFLIALPLSLGIALATDAPLQAGLVAAAVGGIVAGRLGGSPLQVSGPAAGLTVVTADLIHQYGWRTTCAITVLAGLSQLGLAHLRVARSALAVSPAIVHGMLAGIGVTIAVAQLHIVLGGTPQSSVSANIGALPAQLAHLQPAAVSVSVLTLVLLLAWPRLPGPVGRQLRTIPAALVAVAGATATAAVAALSLPKVDLPSWRSHALAGVPDGPVLGLVAAVLTTTLVCSVQSLLGAVAMDKLAAGRTDVRRSDLDRELRGQGAANVVSGALGGLPIAGVAVRSTANVRAGATSRNSTMLHGVWVVGATLLLVPVLELIPLASLAALVMAVGVQMVSLHHIRTVSRHREVLVYAVTTLGVVVFGVLEGVALGIAVAVGVALHRLTRTRITRDERDGVHHVHVRGQLTFLAVPRLSRALHQVPVGAATVVELDGSFMDHAAYESLQDWQHAHHARGGTVEITGRAGTRIAEPASTSAAGCRCRPWTPWRNHQCEAPVTPTAGTPQEEAAEGPSGHQLARGISAFQRNTAPLVRRELARLAREGQQPSQLFLTCADSRLVTSMITSSGPGDLFVVRNVGNLVPLPGEESGDDSVAAAIEYAVDVLKVRSITVCGHSGCGAMQALLTTDPHGAQTPLKRWLRHGRPSLERATDKNRPWARLAGREPADAVEQLCLTNIVQQLAHLRAHDSVARALREGALELHGMYFHVGEAQAYLLTGEAPESGVFDRVTGTTDPSDPTGTVLHDTRA; from the coding sequence ATGTCCGCCTGCGTCCCCACCCACACCACCGACCCGGACTCGAACCGAACGGAGCGTGATCACCGACCGCACAGCCCGCCGGACGGACCGCGCCGTCGGTTCCATGTCTCGGCCGCCGACCTGTCCGCATCCATCGCGGTCTTCCTGATCGCCCTCCCCCTGTCCCTGGGCATCGCCCTCGCCACCGACGCACCGCTCCAGGCCGGCCTCGTCGCGGCCGCCGTCGGCGGAATCGTGGCCGGACGCCTCGGCGGATCCCCCCTCCAGGTGAGCGGCCCCGCGGCCGGTCTCACCGTCGTCACCGCCGACCTCATCCACCAGTACGGCTGGCGCACCACCTGTGCCATCACCGTCCTCGCGGGTCTGTCCCAACTGGGCCTGGCCCACCTGCGCGTGGCCCGCTCGGCGCTCGCCGTCAGCCCCGCGATCGTGCACGGCATGCTCGCCGGCATCGGCGTCACCATCGCCGTCGCCCAGCTGCACATCGTGCTCGGCGGCACCCCGCAGAGCTCCGTCAGCGCCAACATCGGGGCGCTGCCCGCCCAGTTGGCGCACCTGCAACCCGCCGCGGTCTCCGTGAGCGTCCTCACCCTCGTCCTGCTGCTCGCCTGGCCCCGGCTCCCCGGCCCCGTCGGTCGGCAGCTACGCACGATCCCGGCCGCCCTGGTCGCGGTCGCCGGCGCCACGGCGACGGCCGCGGTCGCCGCGTTGAGCCTGCCCAAGGTCGACCTGCCGTCCTGGCGGAGCCACGCCCTGGCCGGCGTGCCCGACGGGCCGGTGCTCGGCCTCGTCGCGGCCGTCCTCACCACCACGCTCGTGTGCAGCGTGCAGTCGCTGCTCGGGGCCGTCGCCATGGACAAACTGGCGGCCGGGCGGACCGACGTACGGCGCTCCGACCTCGACCGCGAGCTGCGCGGCCAAGGCGCGGCCAACGTCGTCTCCGGCGCCCTCGGCGGCCTGCCGATCGCCGGCGTCGCCGTCCGCAGCACGGCCAATGTCCGTGCCGGCGCCACCAGCCGGAACTCCACGATGTTGCACGGCGTCTGGGTGGTCGGGGCCACCCTGCTGCTGGTGCCCGTCCTGGAGCTGATCCCCCTGGCCTCGCTGGCCGCCCTGGTGATGGCCGTGGGGGTCCAGATGGTGTCCCTGCACCACATCCGCACGGTCAGCCGCCACCGCGAGGTGCTGGTCTACGCCGTCACCACCCTCGGCGTCGTCGTCTTCGGCGTCCTGGAGGGCGTCGCGCTCGGTATCGCCGTGGCCGTCGGCGTCGCCCTGCACCGCCTCACCCGCACCCGCATCACCCGCGACGAGAGGGACGGAGTCCATCACGTCCATGTGCGCGGTCAGTTGACGTTCCTGGCGGTGCCCCGCCTCAGCCGTGCCCTGCACCAGGTCCCCGTGGGGGCCGCCACCGTGGTGGAGCTGGACGGGTCCTTCATGGACCACGCGGCCTACGAGTCACTGCAGGACTGGCAGCACGCCCACCACGCGCGGGGCGGCACCGTGGAGATCACCGGCCGCGCCGGCACCCGGATCGCCGAGCCCGCGAGCACCTCGGCGGCCGGCTGCCGCTGCCGGCCCTGGACGCCCTGGCGCAACCACCAGTGCGAGGCCCCGGTCACCCCGACCGCGGGCACGCCGCAGGAGGAGGCGGCCGAAGGCCCGAGCGGTCATCAACTGGCCCGCGGCATCAGCGCGTTCCAGCGCAACACGGCTCCCCTGGTCCGCAGGGAGCTGGCCCGGCTGGCGCGCGAGGGGCAGCAGCCGTCGCAGCTCTTTCTGACCTGCGCCGACTCCCGGCTCGTCACGTCGATGATCACCTCCAGTGGTCCCGGCGACCTTTTCGTCGTGCGCAATGTCGGCAACCTCGTGCCGCTGCCCGGCGAGGAGAGCGGCGACGACTCGGTGGCCGCGGCGATCGAGTACGCGGTGGACGTGCTGAAGGTACGGTCCATCACGGTCTGCGGGCACTCCGGCTGCGGCGCGATGCAGGCCCTGCTCACAACCGATCCGCACGGCGCCCAGACCCCTCTCAAGCGCTGGCTGCGCCACGGCCGGCCCAGCCTGGAGCGCGCGACCGACAAGAACCGCCCCTGGGCCCGTCTCGCGGGTCGCGAACCCGCCGACGCCGTCGAACAGCTGTGCCTGACCAACATCGTCCAGCAGCTGGCACACCTGAGAGCCCACGACTCCGTCGCCCGCGCACTGCGCGAGGGGGCGCTCGAACTGCACGGCATGTACTTCCACGTGGGCGAGGCACAGGCGTACCTGCTCACGGGGGAAGCACCCGAGAGCGGAGTCTTCGATCGGGTCACCGGCACGACCGACCCGTCCGACCCCACCGGGACGGTCCTGCACGACACGCGCGCGTGA
- the acs gene encoding acetate--CoA ligase, translating into MSNESLANLLKEERRFAPPADLAASANVTAEAYEQARADRLGFWAAQARRLTWAKEPTETLNWSNPPFAKWFEDGELNVAYNCVDRHVEAGNGDRVAIHFEGEPGDSRAITYAELKDEVSKAANALLELGVQAGDRVAVYMPMIPETAVAMLACARIGAAHSVVFGGFSADALATRIQDADAKVVITSDGGYRRGKPSALKPAVDDAADRAGNVEHVLVVRRTGQDVAWNDSRDVWWHEIVDRQSSEHTPQPFGAEHPLFILYTSGTTGKPKGILHTSGGYLTQTSYTHHAVFDLKPETDVYWCTADVGWVTGHSYIVYGPLANGATQVMYEGTPDTPHQGRFWEIVQKYGVTILYTAPTAIRTFMKWGDDIPAKFDLSSLRVLGSVGEPINPEAWIWYRKHIGADATPIVDTWWQTETGAMMISPLPGVTSTKPGSAQTPLPGISATVVDDEANEVPNGGGGYLVLTEPWPSMLRTIWGDDQRFLDTYWSRFEGKYFAGDGAKKDDDGDIWLLGRVDDVMLVSGHNISTTEVESALVSHPSVAEAAVVGAADETTGQAIVAFVILRGTANAEDESLVADLRNHVGATLGPIAKPKRVLPVQELPKTRSGKIMRRLLRDVAENRQLGDVTTLTDSTVMDLIQAKLPAAPSED; encoded by the coding sequence GTGAGCAACGAAAGCCTGGCCAACCTCTTGAAGGAGGAGCGACGCTTCGCGCCGCCCGCTGACCTGGCCGCGAGCGCCAACGTCACGGCCGAGGCGTACGAGCAGGCCAGGGCTGACAGGCTCGGCTTCTGGGCGGCTCAGGCCCGGCGGCTGACCTGGGCCAAGGAGCCGACCGAGACGCTGAATTGGTCGAACCCGCCGTTCGCCAAGTGGTTCGAGGACGGCGAACTCAACGTCGCGTACAACTGCGTCGACCGGCACGTGGAGGCCGGCAACGGCGACCGGGTCGCCATCCACTTCGAGGGCGAACCCGGAGACAGCCGGGCCATCACCTACGCCGAGCTCAAGGACGAGGTGAGCAAGGCCGCCAACGCACTGCTGGAGCTGGGGGTCCAGGCGGGCGACCGGGTCGCGGTCTACATGCCCATGATCCCGGAGACGGCCGTGGCGATGCTCGCCTGCGCCCGGATCGGCGCCGCGCACTCCGTCGTCTTCGGCGGCTTCTCCGCGGACGCGCTCGCGACCCGCATCCAGGACGCGGACGCCAAGGTGGTCATCACCTCCGACGGCGGCTACCGGCGCGGCAAGCCCTCCGCTCTCAAGCCCGCCGTGGACGACGCGGCCGACCGGGCCGGCAATGTCGAGCACGTCCTCGTCGTCCGCCGCACCGGCCAGGACGTCGCCTGGAACGACTCCCGTGACGTGTGGTGGCACGAGATCGTCGACCGGCAGAGCAGCGAGCACACCCCGCAGCCGTTCGGGGCCGAGCATCCGCTGTTCATCCTGTACACGTCCGGCACCACCGGTAAGCCCAAGGGCATCCTGCACACCTCCGGCGGCTACCTGACGCAGACGTCGTACACCCACCACGCCGTCTTCGACCTCAAGCCGGAGACGGACGTGTACTGGTGCACGGCCGACGTCGGCTGGGTCACCGGCCACTCGTACATCGTCTACGGACCGCTGGCGAACGGCGCGACGCAGGTCATGTACGAGGGCACGCCCGACACCCCGCACCAGGGGCGGTTCTGGGAGATCGTGCAGAAGTACGGGGTGACGATCCTCTACACGGCGCCCACGGCCATCCGTACGTTCATGAAGTGGGGCGACGACATCCCCGCGAAGTTCGACCTGTCCTCGCTCCGCGTCCTCGGCTCCGTCGGTGAGCCCATCAACCCCGAGGCGTGGATCTGGTACCGCAAGCACATCGGGGCCGACGCGACGCCGATCGTGGACACCTGGTGGCAGACCGAGACCGGCGCGATGATGATCTCCCCGCTGCCGGGTGTGACGTCGACCAAGCCGGGGTCCGCGCAGACGCCGCTGCCGGGCATCTCCGCCACGGTCGTCGACGACGAGGCGAACGAGGTGCCGAACGGCGGTGGTGGCTATCTCGTCCTCACCGAGCCGTGGCCGTCGATGCTGCGCACCATCTGGGGGGACGACCAGCGCTTCCTCGACACGTACTGGTCGCGGTTCGAGGGCAAGTACTTCGCCGGTGACGGGGCGAAGAAGGACGACGACGGGGACATCTGGCTCCTCGGCCGCGTCGACGACGTGATGCTCGTGTCCGGCCACAACATCTCGACGACCGAGGTGGAGTCCGCGCTCGTCTCGCACCCGTCCGTGGCCGAAGCGGCCGTGGTCGGCGCCGCGGACGAGACCACCGGGCAGGCGATCGTGGCATTCGTCATCCTGCGCGGCACGGCGAACGCCGAGGACGAGAGCCTCGTCGCCGACCTCCGCAACCACGTCGGCGCCACCCTCGGCCCGATCGCCAAGCCGAAGCGGGTCCTGCCGGTTCAGGAGCTGCCGAAGACCCGCTCCGGGAAGATCATGCGGCGGCTGCTGCGTGACGTGGCGGAGAACCGTCAGCTCGGCGACGTCACGACGCTGACCGATTCCACGGTCATGGACCTCATCCAGGCCAAGCTGCCGGCGGCGCCCAGCGAGGACTGA
- the nhaA gene encoding Na+/H+ antiporter NhaA codes for MAASRTTPTRRVLDRLSLSERTFVADALRTETVGGVLLLLAAVTALVWVNVPALHDSYESVSHFHFGPAALGLDLSVAHWAADGLLAIFFFVAGIELKRELVAGDLKDPRTAALPVIAALCGMVVPALVYTLTNLTGGGSLAGWAVPTATDIAFALAVLAVIGTSLPNALRAFLLTLAVVDDLFAILIIALFFTDDLNFAALGGALAGLAVFWLLLRKGVRGWYVYVPLALVVWALMYNSGVHATIAGVAMGLMLRCTRREGEEHSPGEHIEHLVRPLSAGLAVPLFALFSAGVAVSGRALAEVFTQPETLGVVLGLVVGKAVGIFGGTWLAARFTRAELSEDLAWPDVFAVSSLAGIGFTVSLLIGELAFEGDQVLTDSVKAAVLTGSLVAAVLATVLLKLRNAKYQALWAAEERDEDLDGIPDIYEQDDPAYHLRMAEIYERKAAEHRRLAEVAGGAGVGDDGPA; via the coding sequence GTGGCCGCGTCCCGCACCACCCCCACCCGCAGGGTTCTCGACCGGCTCTCCCTGTCGGAGCGGACCTTCGTGGCGGACGCGCTGCGCACGGAGACCGTCGGCGGTGTGCTGCTGCTCCTGGCCGCCGTCACCGCGCTGGTCTGGGTCAACGTGCCCGCGCTGCACGACAGCTACGAGAGCGTCAGCCACTTCCACTTCGGCCCCGCAGCGCTCGGCCTCGACCTGTCCGTGGCGCACTGGGCGGCCGACGGCCTTCTGGCCATCTTCTTCTTCGTCGCCGGCATCGAACTCAAGCGCGAACTGGTCGCCGGTGACCTCAAGGACCCCCGGACGGCCGCGCTGCCCGTGATCGCGGCGTTGTGCGGCATGGTCGTTCCGGCGCTCGTCTACACGCTCACCAACCTCACCGGGGGCGGCTCTTTGGCCGGCTGGGCGGTGCCCACGGCCACCGACATCGCCTTCGCGCTGGCCGTGCTCGCCGTCATCGGCACCTCCCTGCCGAACGCGCTGCGCGCCTTCCTGCTCACCCTCGCCGTCGTCGACGACCTGTTCGCGATCCTGATCATCGCGCTGTTCTTCACGGACGACCTGAACTTCGCCGCGCTGGGCGGCGCGTTGGCCGGTCTCGCCGTCTTCTGGCTGCTGCTGAGGAAAGGCGTACGCGGGTGGTACGTCTACGTTCCCCTCGCGCTCGTCGTCTGGGCGCTGATGTACAACAGCGGCGTGCACGCCACCATCGCCGGTGTCGCGATGGGGCTGATGCTGCGCTGCACCCGGCGCGAAGGGGAGGAGCACTCCCCCGGCGAGCACATCGAGCACCTCGTTCGCCCCTTGTCGGCAGGTCTGGCTGTGCCACTGTTCGCCCTGTTCAGCGCGGGGGTCGCGGTGTCGGGCAGAGCGCTGGCGGAGGTGTTCACGCAGCCGGAGACGCTCGGCGTGGTTCTCGGACTGGTCGTCGGCAAGGCGGTCGGGATCTTCGGCGGGACCTGGCTGGCAGCGCGCTTCACCCGGGCCGAACTCTCCGAGGACCTGGCCTGGCCGGACGTCTTCGCCGTCTCCTCCCTCGCCGGGATCGGCTTCACCGTGTCGCTGCTCATCGGCGAACTGGCCTTCGAGGGAGACCAGGTGCTCACCGACAGCGTCAAGGCCGCCGTCCTCACCGGTTCCCTCGTCGCGGCGGTCCTGGCGACCGTCCTGTTGAAGCTGCGGAACGCCAAGTACCAGGCCCTGTGGGCCGCCGAGGAGCGCGACGAGGACCTCGACGGCATCCCCGACATCTACGAGCAGGATGACCCGGCGTACCACCTGCGCATGGCGGAGATCTACGAACGCAAGGCCGCAGAACATCGCAGGCTTGCCGAAGTGGCGGGCGGGGCAGGCGTCGGCGACGACGGTCCGGCATGA
- a CDS encoding phage holin family protein produces MSAPDGSPVGAERSVGQLVASATAEMSALVHDEIALAKAQLRQDVKRGVIGGGAFTAAGAVLIFSLPMLSFALAYGIRTWSEWNLAICFLLSFAANVVVALVLTLIGVVFSKKAKKGQGPQKVAASMKETAGVLQNAKPHPRRPAPADGAVEAVARSTS; encoded by the coding sequence ATGAGCGCACCCGACGGCAGCCCGGTCGGAGCCGAACGCAGCGTCGGCCAGTTGGTCGCCTCGGCGACGGCCGAGATGTCCGCGCTGGTGCACGACGAGATCGCGCTGGCCAAGGCCCAGCTCAGGCAGGACGTCAAGCGAGGAGTGATCGGCGGCGGGGCGTTCACCGCGGCCGGCGCGGTGCTGATCTTCTCCCTGCCGATGCTGAGTTTCGCGCTGGCGTACGGCATCCGCACCTGGAGCGAGTGGAACCTGGCGATCTGCTTCCTGCTGTCGTTCGCGGCGAACGTCGTGGTCGCCCTCGTGCTGACACTCATCGGCGTCGTCTTCTCCAAGAAGGCCAAGAAGGGCCAGGGCCCGCAGAAGGTCGCCGCCTCCATGAAGGAGACGGCGGGTGTGCTGCAGAACGCCAAGCCGCACCCCCGTCGGCCCGCCCCGGCCGACGGCGCCGTCGAGGCTGTGGCACGCTCGACGTCATGA
- a CDS encoding alpha/beta fold hydrolase, with product MTDPATTPAAPWNQPASPVRLDVPGAKELIHRDVAANGARFHIAEVGDGPLVLLLHGFPQFWWTWRHQLVALADAGFRAVAMDLRGVGGSDRTPRGYDPANLALDITGVVRSLGEPDAALVGHDLGGYLAWTAAVMRPKLVRRLAVSSMPHPRRWRSAMLSDVKQTSAGSYIWGFQRPWIPERQLTADDGALVGRLIRDWSGPRLPDDEAVEAYQRAMCIPSTAHCSIEPYRWMVRSMARPDGIQFNRRMKRPVRVPTLHLHGSLDPVMRTRSAAGSGEYVEAPYRWRLFDGLGHFPHEEDPVAFSTELINWLKDPEPDR from the coding sequence ATGACGGACCCCGCGACCACCCCGGCCGCCCCCTGGAATCAGCCCGCGTCTCCCGTACGGCTCGACGTGCCCGGTGCCAAGGAGCTGATCCACCGGGACGTGGCCGCCAACGGCGCACGCTTCCACATCGCGGAAGTCGGCGACGGACCGCTGGTGCTACTGCTGCACGGCTTCCCGCAGTTCTGGTGGACCTGGCGGCATCAGCTGGTCGCCCTGGCGGACGCGGGCTTCCGGGCCGTGGCGATGGACCTGCGCGGGGTCGGCGGCAGCGACCGCACACCCCGGGGTTACGACCCCGCGAACCTCGCCCTCGACATCACCGGGGTCGTACGGTCCCTCGGCGAGCCCGACGCCGCACTGGTCGGCCACGACCTGGGCGGCTATCTGGCGTGGACGGCGGCCGTGATGCGCCCCAAGCTCGTCCGGCGGCTCGCCGTGTCGTCCATGCCGCACCCGCGGCGCTGGCGCTCGGCGATGCTCTCGGACGTCAAACAGACCTCCGCGGGCTCCTACATCTGGGGATTCCAGCGGCCCTGGATCCCCGAGCGGCAGCTCACCGCCGACGACGGCGCCCTGGTCGGCCGGCTGATCCGGGACTGGTCGGGGCCGCGGCTGCCCGACGACGAGGCCGTGGAGGCGTACCAGCGGGCGATGTGCATCCCCTCGACCGCGCACTGCTCGATCGAGCCGTACCGGTGGATGGTGCGGTCCATGGCCCGCCCGGACGGCATCCAGTTCAACCGCCGGATGAAGCGGCCGGTCCGGGTGCCCACCCTCCACCTGCACGGTTCGCTCGACCCGGTGATGCGCACCCGCAGTGCGGCCGGGTCCGGGGAGTACGTCGAAGCGCCGTACCGTTGGCGGCTGTTCGACGGTCTGGGACACTTCCCCCACGAGGAGGACCCGGTGGCGTTCTCGACCGAACTCATCAACTGGCTGAAGGATCCCGAGCCCGACCGGTGA